GAGCAGATCATCGCCCGCATCAGGAGCGGCGAGTTCCACCCCTTCACCGGCCCGATCAAGGACCAGGACGGCGCCCTCAAGCTGGCCGACGGCGTGGTCGCCACCAACGCCGACCTGGCGGGCATGAACTACTACGTCGAAGGCCTCAAGGCGGAACTGCCGAAGTGAGCCCGGCCCCTCTCCCCGCTCGCGGGGAGAGGGCACCGACCTGCGCACCCGAAGGACTACCCGATGAACCCGCTTCCCCTCATCGACATCGCCCCGCTCTATGGCGACAACCACCAGGCCTGGCAGCAGGTGGCCGAGCAGATCGACGCCGCCTGCCGCGACCGGGGCTTCTTCTACATCACCGGCCATCCCATCGGCCCGGCCCGCTTCAAGGACCTGCTGGACGCGGCGAAAACCTTCTTCGCCCTGCCCGAAGCGGAGAAGCTGAAGATCGACATCACCCGCACCGCCCACCACCGGGGCTACGGCGCCATCGCCACCGAGCAGTTGGACCCGAACCAGCCCAGCGACCTCAAGGAAACCTTCGACATGGGCTTCCACCTGGGCGCCGACCACCCCGAAGTGCTGGCCGGCAAGCCCCTGCGTGGCCCCAACCGCCACCCCGACCTGCCCGGCTGGGCGACGTTGCTGGAGCGGCACTACGCCGACATGCAGGCCCTGGCCCAGACCCTGCTGCGGGCCATCGCCCTGGCGCTGGGCATCGAGCGCGACTTCTTCGACCAGCGTTTCAATGAACCCATCAGCGTGTTCCGCATGATCCACTACCCGCCGCGCCACACCGCGCGCTCCGCCGACCAGCCGGGAGCCGGCGCCCACACCGACTACGGCTGCATCACCCTGCTCTACCAGGACGATGCCGGTGGACTGCAGGTACGCGACGTCCGGGGCGAGTGGATCGACGCGCCGCCGATCCCGGGGAGCTTCGTGGTCAACCTCGGCGACATGATGGCGCGCTGGAGCAACGACAGGTACAGATCCACCCCGCACCGGGTGATCAGCCCGCTGGGGGTGGACCGCTACTCCATGCCCTTCTTCGCCGAGCCGCATCCGGACACGGTGATCAGCTGCCTGCCCAACTGCTCGGGCCCCGGCAACCCGCCCAGGTACCCGCCGGTGACCAGCGCCGATTACCTGCTCTCGCGCTTCGCCGACACCTATGCCTACCGGCGGGAGGAGACGACCTGAACCTGTTTGAAAGGCTGCTGGCCTCAAGACAGCTAAAGCGCACCTTGAGCGCAGGCATGACCTGGAAGGTGGGGCGGCGACATGGCCCCTTCAGTCCGTAGCCTGGATGAAATCCAGGGGCAAGGCTGATCCCCGCTCCCGGATTGCATCCGGCTACCCATGCTCGATCCCCAGGGTGCTCCGCGCAGCGGCTGGGCGGTTAAACTTGCCCCATCCCCGCCCGATCACGAGAAACCACCATGTACGACTGGCTCAACGCCTTGCCCAAGGCCGAACTGCACCTGCACCTGGAAGGCTCCCTGGAACCCGAACTGCTGTTCGCCCTGGCCGAGCGCAACAAGATCGCCCTGCCCTGGGCCGATGTGGAAAGCCTGCGCAGCGCCTACGCCTTCAACAACCTGCAGGAGTTCCTCGACCTCTACTACCAGGGCGCCGGCGTCCTGCGCACCGAGCAGGACTTCTACGACCTGACCTGGGCCTACCTGCAGCGCTGCAAGGCGCAGAACGTGATCCACACCGAACCCTTCTTCGACCCCCAGACCCACACCGACCGGGGCATCCCCTTCGAGGTGGTGCTCAGCGGCATCCGCCAGGCCCTGGAAGACGGCCGCGAACAACTGGGCATCAGCAGCGGCCTGATCCTCAGCTTCCTCCGCCACCTCTCCGAGGAAGAGGCCCAGAAGACCCTCGACCAGGCCCTGCCCTTCCGTGACGCCTTCATCGCCGTGGGCCTGGACAGCTCCGAGAAAGGCCACCCGCCGAGCAAGTTCCAGCGCGTGTTCGACCGCGCCCGCGCCGAAGGCTTCCTCACCGTCGCCCACGCCGGCGAGGAAGGCCCGCCGGAGTACATCTGGGAAGCCCTGGACCTGCTGAAGATCGAACGTATCGACCACGGCGTACGCGCCATCGAGGACGAGCGCCTGATGCAGCGCATCATCGACGAGCAGATCCCCCTGACCGTCTGCCCGCTGTCCAACATCAAGCTCTGCGTGTTCCAGCACATGGGCCAGCACAACATCCTCGACATGCTGGAACGCGGCGTGAAGGTGACGGTGAACTCCGACGATCCCGCCTATTTTGGCGGCTACGTCACCGAGAACTTCGCCGCCCTGCACCAACACCTGGGCATGACCCAGGACCAGGCCCGCCGCCTGGCGCAGAACAGCCTCGATGCCCGCCTGGTGAAATGAGCCCCCTGCCCCCGGCCGATCCGGCCGGGATGCCTTCGACCTGGAAGCAGGTTTGTAGGAAAGAACTCATAACCCGGTAGGTCGGCATAGACGGCCAGTCTGACCCGGTACCTGGGTCACATAAGATGCGTCCGAAAATTCGTTTCTTTGATCCGAACACCATTCGGCAGCCTTCCGCTGCCTGTCGGATTCCGATCATTCCTCGACGAATACCAAGGACCTACCTGCCATGCGAACCCGAACCCTCATCGTCGATGACCATCCCATCACCCTGATCGGCATGCGTGCATTGCTGACCACCTGCGACAACCTTGAGGTGGTCGCCGAGGCCCACAGCGCGGACGCCCTGTTCGAGCGCCTGGAACAGCAGGACTGCGACCTGCTGGTGACCGACCTGATGATGCCCGGCAGCCGCCAGGTGGACGGCATCCGCCTGATCCAGCGGCTGCGCCGGCGCTACCCGGAGCTGGCGATCATCGTCGTCACCATGCTCGACAACCCGGCCCTGATCACCACCCTGCTGCGCCTGGGCATCCAGGGCCTGGTGAGCAAGCGCGGCCTGCTCCAGGACCTGCCCCATGCCATTCGCGGCCGTCGCGGCGCGCCCTACCTGTCCCCCTCCCTGCGCCGCCTGCTGGCCCTCGGCGAGGCCGAGTACGGCAAGCCCCTGGCCGAGGCCGACGGCCTATCGCCACGGGAAGTGGAAGTCCTGCGCCTGTACGGCAGCGGCCTCAGCATCGGCGAGATCGCCAGCCAGCTGGCACGCACCAAGCAGACCATCAGCGCGCAGAAGACCAGCGCCATGCGCAAGCTGGGCCTGGATACCAACGCCGCCCTGTACCTCTATATCCAGGAACATGGCCTGGCCTGAGCCGCTCGGAGAACCTCGATGCCTTCCCGCCTCCGGCGCTTCCGACGACCGATGCCGGCCTGCGCCTGCCTGCTGCCCCTGACCTGCTGGGCGCTTCCGCTGCCCACGCGCCTGCCCCGGCCCGGCGTCCTCCTTGAGGAGGCCAGGCACCTGCCCACCGGGGTCTGGCAGACGCTGCTGCTGATCACCCTGGTGGTGGTGCTGTCGCTGCTGTGGAACTGGCGCCTGCAGGTCCAGATCCGCGAGCGCCGTGCCGCCCAGAACCTGCTCCAGGACCAGTTGGCCTTCCAGTTCTCGCTGCTCAACGGCCTGCCGACGCCCCTCTACGTGCGCGACCTGGAGGGCCGTCTGACCACCTGCAACCGCGCCTACGAAACCTTCTTCGGCAGCACCCTCGAAGCGCTGCGGGGCACCCGGGTGCAGGAGCAGGCGCTGGCCCCGGCGGGGCTCGCCGAACTGCTGGAACAGGAGCACCAGCGGCTGCTGGAGCATCGCCAGCCGCGCTACTTCGACTGCTGCATCGAGCGCGACGGCAGGCCCCACCACGTCTACCAGTGGCTGGTGCCCTTCTACAGCGCCCGGGGCCGCCTCCAGGGCCTGCTCGGCGGCTGGATCGACATCAGCGAGCGCAAGCGCCTGGAGCTGGCGCTCCGCGAAGCCCGTCGCCAGGCCCTGGAAGCCAGCGCCGCGAAGGGCGAGTTCCTCGCCGCCATGAGCCACGAGCTGCGCACCCCGCTGAACGCCCTGGTGGGGTTGCTGGAGCTGGAGGTTACCCGGACCCCGGCACCCTCGGAGAACCTGCGGGTGGCCCAGCAGTCGGCCAACGCCATGATGGAGCTGATCGGCAACATCCTCGACCTGGACAAGATCGAGTCAGGGCAGATGCACCTGCAGCCCCGCCCCACGAACCTGGTGCCCCTGCTGGAGGGCAGCCGCGAACTGTTCGCCGCCCAGGCCCGCCAGCGCGGGGTGGCGCTGCGCCTGCGCTGCGCCCTGCCCGCCGAGCGCCGCTACCGCCTCGACCCGCTGCGCCTGCGCCAGGTGCTGCACAACCTCCTGGGCAACGCCCTGAAGTTCACCCCCAGCGGTCATGTGGAACTGGCCGTGCGGGCCCGTGACGGCGGCCCGGGCCTGAGCCGCCTGGAGTTCCGCGTCAGCGACACCGGCATCGGCATCCCCCGGGACGTGCAGCCCCACATCTTCGAGCCCTACCGCCAGGCCCACGGGGAGATCTCCTCCCTCGGCAAGGGCTCGGGCCTGGGCCTGAAGATCTGCGACCAGCTGGTGCGGCTGATGGGCGGACGCATCCACCTGGACAGCGACGCCGGCCAGGGTTGCCGGATCGGCTTCACCCTGGAGGCGGAATGGGAGCAGGGCGGCGTCGCGATGCAGGCCCTGGCGCCGTCGCCGGCACCGGCGGGCGAACCCGGCGCCGCCGGACTGCGGGTGCTGGTGGTGGACGATGTCCCGGTCAATGGCCTGGTGCTGCAGCAGCAACTGGCGGCCCTGGGCCACGACGCCCGGGTCCTCGACTGCGGCCGCGAGGCCCTGGAAGCCTGGAAGGGCGGCGGTTTCGACGTGCTGATCAGCGACTGCAACATGCCCGGCCTCGACGGTTACGCCCTGGCCAGCGCGGTGCGCGCCTGGGAGCGCGAACAGGGGCGCGCGCCGGCCACCCTCATCGGCTACACCGCCAGCGCCGTGGCCCAGGAAGCCGAACGCTGCCAGCGGGCGGGCATGGACGACCTGCTGATCAAGCCGGTGACCCTGGCCGCGCTGCGGGAGGTGCTGCCCGCGATCGTCCCCCGGGAGGTCGCCGCCGGCTTCGACCTGGGCCATCTGGAACGCCTGCCGGGCTTCGATGCCCAGGCCCTGGAGCGATTGCTCGACGAACTGGAGCGCACCCTGCAGGCGGAGCTGGCCGCCCTCGACGCCTGCCCGCCCGGCGACCGGGCGGAATCCATCGCCCAGGACGCCCATCGCCTCAGCGGCCTGGCCTGCACCATTGACGCGCCCGAACTGCTGGGGGCCTGCCGCGAACTAGAGCGGGCCGGCGACCCGCAGGCCCTGGCGCGCGCCCGGTCCCTGCTGCGCCGGCGCCTGGAGCAACTGCTGGCGGGCCTGCGCCGCCGGCGTGGCGGGACCTGAGCCGCCGCGTGAACTCGGACTTGTCACATGGGCCACGCGGGGTCCCGAGGGCATCCTGCCGGCACCTACGGAGACGGCCGGACCCAGGGGGTTCGCCGGCGCCGTGGGCCCCGACAATCCGGAAATCCAACAAGGGAAGATCATGTCCAACACCCAACGCTCCCTGCGCAAGCTGCCCCTGGCCCTCGCCGTCGGCCTCGCCGCCCTGGCCTCGCAACAGGCCTTCTCCCACGGCTACATCGAGACCCCGAAATCCCGCGCCATGCTCTGCGCGGCGGTGGGCGGCAACCAGAACGCCAACTGCGGCCCGATCCAGTACGAGCCCCAGAGCATCGAATACGGCCCCCACGCCGCCCACCAGCACAAGGGCGCCTACTGCGGCGGCAGCTTCATGGAATGCGGCCCTGCCGACGGCTTCATTCCCGCCGGCGGCCTCAACGGCATCGGCCAGCTGAACGAGCAGACCGCCACCCGCTGGACCAAGACCACCATCAAGCCCGGCCCGATGGACTTCGTCTGGAAGTACACCGCCGGCCACGCCACCGCCTACTGGGAGTTCTACATCACCAAGAAGGACTGGAACCCCAACAAGCCCCTGACCCGTGATTCCTTCGAGTCCACCCCGCTGCTCCACGAGGCCTTCAGCCAGGGCCTCAACCCGAAGCCGCGCGACGGTGGCCGCTCCACCCACCGCCTGAACATCCCCGCCGATCGCAGCGGCTACCACGTGATCCTGGCCACCTGGCGCATCGCCGACACCGCCAACACCTTCTACCAGACGGTGGATGTGAACATCGAGAAACAGGGCGGCGGCGTGACCCCGCCGGCGCCCACGTGGAACGTCATCGGCGCCGTGCAGCCGGAGACCCTGCAGGTGGGCGATACCGTCAGGGCCCGCGTGTTCACCCAGGCGGGCGAGCAGGCCGGCCGCCAGGTCGAACTGCGGATCGAAAGCGACAACCAGGCCCAGGCCGACAACTGGCCCTACCTGCTGGCGCAGAAGGTCAACGCCGCCAACCTCGGCTACAAGATGGGCGAGCTGAACAAGGACGGCGAGGTGGTGCCGAACTACGGCCGCAACAGCATCCAGGTCAAGGCCGACAGCGACGTGGTGCGCGTGGAGATCCAGAAGGAGCAGCCGAGCATCCCGTCCAGCCTGGACCTGACCGGCCTGGCGTCGAGCTATCAGATCAAGGACGGCAAGGCCGACCTGCACTTCAACGCCATCGCCCACGGCGGCGATTTCACCGTCGACGCCACCGTCTACAACGCCAAGGGCGAGAGCATCGCCTACCAGCACCAGGATCGCGGCAACACCCCGCACTTCCACATGTCCCTGGACAAGGCGGAAGCCGGCGCCTACGACCTGGTGGTGATCGCCACGCCGAAGAAGGGCGATCCGCTGCAGCAGACCCACAGCTTCACCCTGCTCGCCGAGCAGGGCGTGGAACCGCCGGTCCCGGACGACCAGCCGGGCGACGACCGCGATCCGGGCGAAGTCGAGCAGCCGGGCCATGGCGGCCACTACCAGCACGTCTTCCCCGAGGGCCTGAAGGGCTACACCGCGGGCACCACCGTGCTGGCCAGGGACGGTAACCGCTACGAGTGCCTGCCCTTCCCCAACAGCGGCTACTGCGTGCAATGGAGCCCCAGCGCCAACCAGTACGAGCCGGGTGTGGGCCTCTACTGGAAGATGGCCTGGAAGCGCCTCTGACGGGCCGTTGAATCCCCCCTGCCAACCTCCGGAGCGTGGCGCCCCGCGCCACGCTCCCGGCTTTTCCCCCGGGCTCTCCCGGGGTTTGCGAACCGGACGGTCACACTCGGACTTGTCCAATACCTCGACGGGAACGGCGGCGGCATCCTGCACCCCGCCTTCGCTTCCCGGCCAGCCGGGTCCGTTGGCGCCAAGCAACCCCGGAATCCCCGAGCAAAGGAACACCATGAGCAATCGCAAGCGCTCCTTGGGCAGACTGCCCCTGGCCCTGGCCATCGGCCTCGCCACCCTGGCCTCGCAGCAGGCCTTCTCCCACGGCTACATCCAGAGCCCGAAATCCCGCGCCATGCTCTGCGCCGCCGCTGGCGGCAACCAGAACGCCAACTGCGGCGCGATCCAGTGGGAGCCCCAGAGCATCGAGTACGGCCCCGCCGTGGCCCACCACAACAACGGCGCCTACTGCGGCGGCAGCTTCATGGAATGCGGCCCCGCCGACGGCTTCATCGCCGCCGGGGGCATCCCACAGTACGGTCCGCTGAACGAGCAGACCGCCACCCGCTGGACCAAGACCACCATCAAGCCCGGCCCCATGGACTTCGTCTGGAAGTACACCGCCGGGCACGCCACCGCCTACTGGGAGTTCTACATCACCAAGAAGGACTGGAACCCCAACCAACCCCTGACCCGTGATGCCTTCGAACCCACCCCGCTGCTCCACGAGGACTTCAGCCAGGGCCTCAACGAGAAGCCGGTGTCCCAGGGGACCTCCACCCACCGCCTGAACATCCCGGCCGACCGCAGCGGCTACCACGTGATCCTGGCCACCTGGCGCATCGCCGACACCGCCAACACCTTCTACCAGACCGTCGATGTGAACATCGAGAAACCGGGTGGCGGCGTGACCCCGCCGGCACCCACGTGGAACGTCATCGGCGCCGTGCAGCCGGAACCGCTGGAAGTGGGCGATACCGTGAAAACCCGCGTGTTCACCAAGGCCGGTGAACAGCCCGGCCGCCAGACCCAGCTGCGGATCGAGAACGAGGACCAGGCCCAGGCCGATAACTGGCCCTACCTGCTGGCCCGGAAGGTCAACGCCGCCAACCTGGGCTACAAGATGGGCGAGCTGAACAAGGACGGCGAGGTGGTGCCGAACCATGGCCGCAACGGCATCCAGGTCAAGGCCGACAGCGACGTGGTGCGCGTGGAGATCCAGAAGGAGCAGCCCAGCATCCCCTCCAGCCTGGAGCTGACCGGACTCGCACCGAG
This genomic window from Pseudomonas furukawaii contains:
- a CDS encoding ATP-binding protein gives rise to the protein MPSRLRRFRRPMPACACLLPLTCWALPLPTRLPRPGVLLEEARHLPTGVWQTLLLITLVVVLSLLWNWRLQVQIRERRAAQNLLQDQLAFQFSLLNGLPTPLYVRDLEGRLTTCNRAYETFFGSTLEALRGTRVQEQALAPAGLAELLEQEHQRLLEHRQPRYFDCCIERDGRPHHVYQWLVPFYSARGRLQGLLGGWIDISERKRLELALREARRQALEASAAKGEFLAAMSHELRTPLNALVGLLELEVTRTPAPSENLRVAQQSANAMMELIGNILDLDKIESGQMHLQPRPTNLVPLLEGSRELFAAQARQRGVALRLRCALPAERRYRLDPLRLRQVLHNLLGNALKFTPSGHVELAVRARDGGPGLSRLEFRVSDTGIGIPRDVQPHIFEPYRQAHGEISSLGKGSGLGLKICDQLVRLMGGRIHLDSDAGQGCRIGFTLEAEWEQGGVAMQALAPSPAPAGEPGAAGLRVLVVDDVPVNGLVLQQQLAALGHDARVLDCGREALEAWKGGGFDVLISDCNMPGLDGYALASAVRAWEREQGRAPATLIGYTASAVAQEAERCQRAGMDDLLIKPVTLAALREVLPAIVPREVAAGFDLGHLERLPGFDAQALERLLDELERTLQAELAALDACPPGDRAESIAQDAHRLSGLACTIDAPELLGACRELERAGDPQALARARSLLRRRLEQLLAGLRRRRGGT
- a CDS encoding adenosine deaminase — encoded protein: MYDWLNALPKAELHLHLEGSLEPELLFALAERNKIALPWADVESLRSAYAFNNLQEFLDLYYQGAGVLRTEQDFYDLTWAYLQRCKAQNVIHTEPFFDPQTHTDRGIPFEVVLSGIRQALEDGREQLGISSGLILSFLRHLSEEEAQKTLDQALPFRDAFIAVGLDSSEKGHPPSKFQRVFDRARAEGFLTVAHAGEEGPPEYIWEALDLLKIERIDHGVRAIEDERLMQRIIDEQIPLTVCPLSNIKLCVFQHMGQHNILDMLERGVKVTVNSDDPAYFGGYVTENFAALHQHLGMTQDQARRLAQNSLDARLVK
- a CDS encoding lytic polysaccharide monooxygenase produces the protein MSNRKRSLGRLPLALAIGLATLASQQAFSHGYIQSPKSRAMLCAAAGGNQNANCGAIQWEPQSIEYGPAVAHHNNGAYCGGSFMECGPADGFIAAGGIPQYGPLNEQTATRWTKTTIKPGPMDFVWKYTAGHATAYWEFYITKKDWNPNQPLTRDAFEPTPLLHEDFSQGLNEKPVSQGTSTHRLNIPADRSGYHVILATWRIADTANTFYQTVDVNIEKPGGGVTPPAPTWNVIGAVQPEPLEVGDTVKTRVFTKAGEQPGRQTQLRIENEDQAQADNWPYLLARKVNAANLGYKMGELNKDGEVVPNHGRNGIQVKADSDVVRVEIQKEQPSIPSSLELTGLAPSYPIKDGKADLHFTAIAQGGEFQMDATVYNAKGESIARQHQAQNNAPHFHLTLDPAKAGRYDLVVLATPKKGEPLQKTHSFSLLAEQGGETPGDGGNTGDGGNPGDGGNPGPGVQYDYAFPDGLAKYTDDTVVLAKDGHTYQCLHFPSSGYCKQWTPGANQFEPGVGSSWTMAWKRL
- a CDS encoding response regulator transcription factor; translated protein: MRTRTLIVDDHPITLIGMRALLTTCDNLEVVAEAHSADALFERLEQQDCDLLVTDLMMPGSRQVDGIRLIQRLRRRYPELAIIVVTMLDNPALITTLLRLGIQGLVSKRGLLQDLPHAIRGRRGAPYLSPSLRRLLALGEAEYGKPLAEADGLSPREVEVLRLYGSGLSIGEIASQLARTKQTISAQKTSAMRKLGLDTNAALYLYIQEHGLA
- a CDS encoding lytic polysaccharide monooxygenase, with the translated sequence MSNTQRSLRKLPLALAVGLAALASQQAFSHGYIETPKSRAMLCAAVGGNQNANCGPIQYEPQSIEYGPHAAHQHKGAYCGGSFMECGPADGFIPAGGLNGIGQLNEQTATRWTKTTIKPGPMDFVWKYTAGHATAYWEFYITKKDWNPNKPLTRDSFESTPLLHEAFSQGLNPKPRDGGRSTHRLNIPADRSGYHVILATWRIADTANTFYQTVDVNIEKQGGGVTPPAPTWNVIGAVQPETLQVGDTVRARVFTQAGEQAGRQVELRIESDNQAQADNWPYLLAQKVNAANLGYKMGELNKDGEVVPNYGRNSIQVKADSDVVRVEIQKEQPSIPSSLDLTGLASSYQIKDGKADLHFNAIAHGGDFTVDATVYNAKGESIAYQHQDRGNTPHFHMSLDKAEAGAYDLVVIATPKKGDPLQQTHSFTLLAEQGVEPPVPDDQPGDDRDPGEVEQPGHGGHYQHVFPEGLKGYTAGTTVLARDGNRYECLPFPNSGYCVQWSPSANQYEPGVGLYWKMAWKRL
- a CDS encoding 2-oxoglutarate and iron-dependent oxygenase domain-containing protein — translated: MNPLPLIDIAPLYGDNHQAWQQVAEQIDAACRDRGFFYITGHPIGPARFKDLLDAAKTFFALPEAEKLKIDITRTAHHRGYGAIATEQLDPNQPSDLKETFDMGFHLGADHPEVLAGKPLRGPNRHPDLPGWATLLERHYADMQALAQTLLRAIALALGIERDFFDQRFNEPISVFRMIHYPPRHTARSADQPGAGAHTDYGCITLLYQDDAGGLQVRDVRGEWIDAPPIPGSFVVNLGDMMARWSNDRYRSTPHRVISPLGVDRYSMPFFAEPHPDTVISCLPNCSGPGNPPRYPPVTSADYLLSRFADTYAYRREETT